CGAGCTCGAAAAGGCGACGCGGCTCGCGTCCACGCTTGCGCGGGAGGGGGCCGCAGCCGCCGACGCGGACAGCGTGGGGAAGCGCGGTGAGCTGCTGCTCGCGTCGCTCGCCACCGCGAGGCGCGACGGGGCCGAGGTCGAGCTGGTCGATTACTTCGATCCCGGCATGCCGCGGGTCCGGATCGCCATCGATCCGAGCCTCGACCTCCGCGAGAACGCGGACGCGCTCTTTCGCCGCGCGAAGAAGCTCAAGCGCGCCTCCGCCACGATCGCGGCGCGCCTCGCCGACACGCGCCGTCGCGCCGAGGCGCTCAGGGCGGCGTCCACGCGCCTCATGGGCGCGGTGTCGACCGGGGAGCTGTCCGAGCTCGAGGTCGCTCTGAGCACGTCCGGGCTCGTGAAGGTCGTCCGCGCTCGCGAGCGCCGCGAGTCGGGCCGGCGACCGTCGTTCGTCCGCGTCCGTGAGTTCCGCACGGGCGACGGCCGCGTGATACTCGTCGGCCGCACCGCCGCGGAGAACGACATGCTCACGTTCAAGATCGCGTCGCCGCACGACTACTGGTTCCACGCGGCGGGGCGCGCGGGCGCGCACGTCATCCTCAGGAACCCGGGACGCTCGAAGCAGGTCCCCGAATCGGCTCTGATCCAGGCGGCGGCGATCGCCGCGTGGTTCAGCAAGGGGGCGCGGGACGGCGACATCGACGTTCACTACTGCCAGCGCAAGGAGGTGCGGAAGGGGAAGGGAATGCCCGCGGGCATGGTGACGCTCCGGAACCACCGCACGATGCGCGTCCTCCCGGCGTTGCCAGCGGGGATGGATCCGGAGGAGACCGGGTAGCCTGCGGTTCGTTGACCCTCGGAAAACGGCTGTAGTACAGTGCCCGCGGTCGTGAATTCACCAGCGGACGGGGAGGAGAGGCGCTGCTTCCCGCCGCCCACCGCACGGCGACGAGGCATGGATGTGGTCACGCACGATCAGGCTCTCCGCGTCGATCCTGCTCCCCGCCGTCTTCCTCTATCTCTTCTTCCGAAGCATTGACCTCGCCAAGCTCGGCGAGTCGCTCCGAAACGTGGGGGCGGGGTGGTGGCTCCTCATCCTTGCCGCGGGGATTCAGGTCGTCCACTGCCTCCTCCGCGCGGCCCGCTGGCGGATCCTGCTCGGCCCCCTGAAGAAAGACGTCGGCTACTACAACCTCATCTCCACCATCTCCATCGGGTACCTGGTCACGATGCTCCTGCCGGGACGGCTCGGCGAGGTGCTGCGCCCGGTCCTCCTCGCCGGCCGCGAGAACATCAGCAAGGGCGGCGCGATCGCGACGATTCTCCTGGAGCGGCTGATGGACGCGCTGACCGTCGCGTCGCTCTTCGCGATCTACCTCATCTTCTTCCTCGGCCCCGAAGGGGGGATGGGTCGCGAGGCCGCGGCGGGGATGAGCGTCGGCTGGGGAGTCGCGATGGGGCTCTTCATCGTGCTCGCGTTCCCGCTGCTCTACGCGGTGGTCCACTTCCGGGGGCGGGTCGCCTCGCTCCTCGAGCGCGTCGTGAGCCCCGCCTCGCGGGCCGGCGCGACGGTCCACAAGATCTTCCACACCGTCGTCGACGGCTTCGAGGTGATCAAGGGGGGGCGCGCGCTCATCGCGGCCTGGTCGTACTCGTACCTGATCTGGCTTGTGATCGCGTTCTCGATCTGGTTCTCGGTGAAGGCGTTCGGCATCGACATCCCGCTCTCCGGCTCGCTGCTGATGCTCGGGGCGCTCACGTTCGGCATCGCGATCCCCACGCAGGGCGGCGTCGGGACGTACGAATGGTTCGGCCAGCAGGCCCTCTCCCGGTTCTTCGGCGTCGATCCGTCCGCCGCGGCCGCCGCGATTCTCGTGATGCACGTCTTCGCGGTCGGCCCCGTCATCATCATGGGCTTCGCGTTCCTCTGGAAGGAAGGCCTGAGCTTCTCGGGGATCACGGCCGGCGTGCGCTCGGGGAGCGGCTCTCTCGCCGGCGCCCCCGCGCCGCGCCCTGAGGTCCCGTCCATCCCCTCGCCGCAGCCGGTGGAGGCGGGAGCGTCGCGCGGCCGATCCGCCGCGCGGAGCGACACATGAAATGCCCCTTCTGCGGCCACCTGCAGGACAAGGTGGTCGATTCCCGCGAGGGGAAGGAGGGGTTGACGATCCGGAGGCGCCGCCAGTGCCTCAAGTGCAATCGGCGGTTCACGTCGTACGAGCGCATCGACGAGCCCAACCTGAGGCTGGTGAAGAAGGACGGGCGCCGCGAGGCGTTCGACCGCGAGAAGCTGATGGCGGGCCTGCACACGTCCTGCAAGAAGCGCCCGGTGGCGGTCAAGGATCTCGAGGACATCTGCAACGAGGTCGAGGCACGGCTGCAGGAGAGCCCCGACAAGGAGCTGCCGACGACCAAGGTCGGCGCGTTCGTCATGCAGAGGCTGAAGGAGCTGGACAAGGTGGCGTATGTCCGGTTCGCGTCGGTCTACCGCCAGTTCGAGGACGTCACGGATTTCCTCGACGAGCTCAAGACGCTCATGGAGCTCAAGAAGGTCGACGACGCCGCCGAGAAAGAGAAAGAGAAGGAAGGGGCGCGCGGCGACGGCTGACGCGCGGCGCCTTGCGCGCCCGCCGGGTGGCCACCATACTTCGCCGCACGCAGGCCCCGTCTCGATTCCGGGAGGCTCCACATGGATGGGAACTTCGGCCACTTCCTCGAGCTCGCGCGCATCCAGAGCGAGGTCAACAAGCTCTTCGACGTCCTGCTCGAGACGCGCGGGGCCGAGGGCGACGGCGCGCAGCGATGGCTTCCCAACGTCGACATCTGCGAGACCGAGGATCGCCTGGTCGTGAAGTGCGAGGTGCCGGGGGTCTGCCTCGACAACTTGCGCCTCGTGGCGCAGGGGGACGCGCTCGTGATCTCCGGCGACAAGGCGCCCACGCGCCCCGAGGCGCGCGCGAAGTTTCACTGCATGGAGCGCGCGTACGGCGCGTTCCGCCGCGTGGTGCATCTCCCGCAGCAGGTCAACACGCGCGGCGCCGAGGCTTCGCTGAACCACGGGGTGCTGGTCGTGCTCTTCCCCAAGGTGTCGAACCGCCGGGGCGAGGAAGTCGTGATCAAGATCCAGGAGGAGACTGCCGGTGCCGCCTGAGACCATGAAGCCCGAGGAAAACGTCAAGATTCCGGATCGCCTGCCGGTCCTCCCCCTCCGGGGACTCGTCGTCTACCCGTTCATCATCATGCCGTTGTCGGTCAGCCGGCAGCGCTCGATCGCGGCGGTCGACCACGCCCTCGCGGGGAACCGCATGGTCCTGCTGCTCGCCCAGCGCGACAAGGACGAGGACGATCCGAAGTCGAAGGATCACTACAAGACGGGCACCGTCGGCGTCATCATGCGGATGCTCAAGCTTCCCGACAACCGCGTCCGCGTCCTCGTCCAGGGGGTGGCGCGCGCGAAGGTCCAGGAGTTCGTCGACGGCAAGACCTTCGCCGAGGCCGTGATCACGCGCGTCGACGAGTCCCACGCGGGATCGGCGGGGCTCGAGCAGGAAGCGCTGATGCGGGCCGTGAAGCGCTCGCTCGAGAAGAGCGTCAACCTCGGGAAGGCGATCTCCTCCGAGGTGATGGTCGTCGCGACCAACCTCGAGTCGCCGGGCCGCCTCGCCGACCTCGTCGCGTCGAACCTCGATCTCAAGATCGAGGACGCGCAGGACGTGCTCGAGACGGTCGATCCCGCCAAGCGACTCCGCAAGGTCCACGATCTCCTCAACAAGGAGGCGGAGCTGCTGCAGATGCAGCAGGAGATCAACACGCACACCCGCGAGGAGATCGACAAGTCGCAGAAGGAGTACTTCCTCAGGCAGCAGATGAAGGCGATCCAGCAGGAGCTCGGCGAGGGAAACGAGCTCGCCGAGGAGATCGAGGCGCTCCGGACGAAGGCGCGCAAGGCGAAGATGCCGGAGAAGGTCGCCGAGGAGTTCGACCGGCAGCTCGGCAAGCTCGAGAGGATGCATCCCGACGCGGCCGAGACGGCGACGCTCCGCAACTACCTCGACTGGATGGTCGAGGTCCCGTGGAGCAAGGAGACCAAGGACAACCTCGACATCCGGAAGGCGCATTCCATACTCGACGACGACCACTTCGGCCTCGACAAGGTCAAGGACCGCATCCTCGAGTACCTGAGCGTGCGGAAGCTCAAGAAGAAGATGAAGGGGCCCATCCTCTGCTTCGTCGGGCCACCGGGGGTCGGCAAGACGTCGCTCGGCCGATCGATCGCCAGGGCGCTCGGGCGAACCTTCGTGCGCATCTCGCTCGGCGGCGTCCGGGACGAGGCGGAGGTCCGCGGTCACCGGCGCACGTACGTCGGCGCGATGCCCGGCCGGATCATCCAGGGGATGCACCAGGCCGGCGTCACGAACCCCGTGTTCATGCTCGACGAGGTCGACAAGCTCGGAGCGGACTACCGCGGCGATCCGTCCTCGGCCCTCCTCGAGGTGCTCGACCCCGAGCAGAACTTCTCGTTCCGCGATCACTACCTCGGAGTGCCGTACGATCTGAGCAACGTGATGTTCATCGCGACGGCGAACCTGCTCGACCCGATCCACCCCGCCTTCCGCGATCGGATGGAGATCATCCAGCTCTCGGGGTACACCGAGGAGGAGAAGCTCGAGATCTGCCGCCGGCACCTCGTGCCGAAGCAGGTGAAGGAGAACGGCCTGAGGCCGGCGCTCGTCGAGTTCGCGGACGAAGGGGTGCGCCGGATCATCGGCGGATACACGCGCGAGGCCGGGCTCCGCAACCTGGAGCGCGAGATCGCCTCCGTCTGCCGGAAGGTGGCGCGCGGCGTCGCGGAAGGGGACTCGAAGAAGGTTCGCATCAACCCGGCGCTGGTCGAGAAGTACCTGGGCGCGCCGCAGGTCCTCCCCGAGGAGAGCCTCAAGGAGGATCGCGTCGGCGTCGCCACCGGCCTCGCCTGGACGCCGAGCGGCGGAGACATCCTCTTCATCGAGGCGGGGATCATGCCCGGGCGCGGGTCGCTGACTCTCACGGGCCAGCTCGGAGACGTCATGAAGGAGTCGGCCCAGGCGGCGCTCACGTACGCGAGGGCGCGCGCCGAATCGCTCGGTATCTCGGCGAAATTCTTCGCGACCCACGACATCCACGTGCACGTTCCGGAGGGGGCCATTCCCAAGGACGGCCCGTCGGCGGGGATCACGATGGCCACGTCGATGATCTCGGCGTTCACCGGCCGGCCGGTGCGGCGCAACGTCGCGATGACCGGAGAGATCACGCTGCGCGGGAACGTCCTGCCGATCGGCGGCGTGAAGGAGAAGATCCTCGCGGCGCGCCGCGCGGGGATCACGACGGTGATCATGCCCGAGCTGAACCGGAGAAACCTCGAAGATCTGCCCGAGTACGTCGTGAAGGGGATGAAGTTCGTCTTCGTCGGCGACGTCGTCGAGGTCTTCCGCGTCGCGCTCACCGACGCGAAGCCGGGCGGCCGCTCCTCGCGGGGGGGCGTGGGGCGCCCCGTGCGGGGCTCGGGACGCGCCCGCCGCCCCGCGCGGCCGGCGGCGGCCCTCGGCAGCCGGAGCACCAGAACGGATCCGCGCGCCGCCCGATCCTGACCCGCGGGTATACTCCGCCCCGCCGCCGAGGCACGGCGCGATCCCCGCGCCGTCGACACGAGGCGGCGCGGGAGGTGGAGTGGATCTATCGAGGCTCGGCGAGGCCGGCTTCGTCGACGCGCTCGTCCGCAGGCACCGCCGCGCGTTCCTCCCGCCGCCCCACGGCCCCGGCGACGATGCCGCGGTGCTCGGGCGCTCCCTCGTCACGACCGACGCCCTCATAGAGGACGTCCACTTCCGCGCGACCGAGCCGCCCTTCCTCATCGGGCGCAAGTCCCTCGCCGTGAATCTGAGCGACATCGCGGCCATGGGCGGCAGGCCCGAGGCCTTCGTCGTCGCGCTCGGCCTTCCCTCCGGCCTGCCCGCGCGCTTCCTCCGCGCTCTCGTCGATGGGCTCGCCGACGGTGCGGCCGAGGCCGGCGTCCGTTGGATCGGAGGCGACACGGTGCGCTCCCCCCGCGGCGTCGTGATCGCGATCACGGCGATCGGAAGGCGCGGGAGGAGGATCCTGACGCGCCAGGGAGCGAGGCCCGGCGATGGCGTCTACGTGTCCGGGCCGCTCGGCGCCTCGGCCGCCGGGCGGCTGCTGCTCGAGGCGGGCTTCTCGTGGAATCCGGCGGGGGCCGCCGGGCCGCCGGGGCGGCGGATCGATCCCGCGGCGCGCCGGGAGGCGGCGGAGCTGCTCCGCGCGCACCTCGATCCCAGGCCGCGACTGGCGGCCGGGTGGTTTCTCGCGTCGAAGGGCGTCGCCTCGGCCGCGACGGATCTGAGCGACGGCCTCTCCGTCGATCTCCGCCGGCTGTGCCACGCGAGCGGGGTCGGCGCGAGGATCGAGCGCGAGGCGATTCCCGTCTCCCAGGCGACCCGGGCGTGGGCGAGACGGCGCCGGCGCGACGCGCTCGATCTGGCCCTGCACGGCGGGGAGGACTACGAGCTCCTCTTCACGGTGCCGAGGAGGCGGGAGCCGCTCCTCGCCCGTTGGCCGAAAGACTCCGGGGCGGGCCCACTGCTCATCGGCAGAATCACCGCGCGGCGCCAAGGGCTCCGCATCGCCCGCCCCGACGGCCGCACCGAGCCGATCCCGCCCCTGGGATACGACCCCTTCCGCCCGGGGCGTCGCGTTGACACCCCCTAAGTCACTGCATAAATTGAGGATTTCTTGAGTTCGACACGGGGTCGAAGATCGCCTAGACGGCGCGGGCGCGAGGTTCGTATGAGGTGTGCACGCCGAACGATCTCCTCGCGGCGCGGGTATTCGGGATGAGCGACGAGAGAGCGCTCATCCGCCGCGTGAAGCAGCGGGACGAAGGCGCGCTCGCCGAGCTGATCGAGCTCAAGCGCCAGAGAGTCTTCCGGATCGCCCTCAACATCGTCGGGAGCGAGGATGACGCGAAGGACATCTCACAGCTCGCGTTCGTCAGGCTCTGGGGATCCATCCAGCATTTCGACGAATCGGGCCGCTTCGACCCCTGGTTCTTCAGGATCGTCGTCAACCTCAGTCTCGACCACTACCGCCGAGTCCGCCGCGGCCACGAGATCACGGGCGCGGATCTCGACGCCATCCAGGGAGAGCCGCTCCCGGGCGCGATGCCCACGGTGCAGGACGCCGCGATCCACCGGGCCGACGTCCGCCGCGTATGGTCCGAGGCCGCTCGAAGGCTCTCCGCGGCCCAGCGCGCGGTCTTCTCCCTGCGCGAGATCGAGGGGATGCCTGCGGAGGAGATCGCGCGGATCATGGGGATCCGCGCCTCGACCGTCCGGAACCACCTGCTCCAGGCGCGGCGCGTCCTCCAGGAGTATCTCCGCCGGCGGTATCCGGAGATCGCCCGCGGGCGCTGAGCCGGGCCCGCGCGAGGCGGCACCATGACCGCCCCCCGCGAGATCTTCGACTGCGAGAGGGTGAGGGCCTTCCTCGAGTCGTACCTCGAGGGACAGGTCCCGCCCCCCGAGCGCCGCGCGATGCGCCTCCACATCCACGCGTGCGAGGCCTGCCGCTCCCGCGTCATCGCGCGCGATCCTCTCCAGATGTTCGCGCCGCTCGCCGACGAGGAGCGACCGGACGAGTTCTGGGCCGGTTTCTGGCCCGCGGTTCGCGCCGACATCCACGCCGCCGAAGCGGAGGCGCGATCGTGGCGCGCTCGGCTCCTCAGGCCCGCCATCGCGTGGAGCGCGGCGGCCGCCCTCCTGGTGGTCGCGGCCGTCGCGGTCGTGAGGCCGTGGCGCGCAACGCCCGCCTCCCGCGATTTTCGCGAAGCGGCCGCCCCCGACTGGCGCCGGGTCCTGCCGAGCGCCGGGCAGCCCGGGGAGCCGGTCCCCGCGACGCTCGAGGACGTCCGCTCCCCCTCCGCGCGCGTCCTGACGATGAAGGTCTATGGCCGCGACGAGGCCGTCACCGAGGTCGTGCTGATCGTCGACGAAGGGATCAACCTGTGACGCCGCGGTTCCGCGCCCGCGTGGCCGCGGCCGCCGCGCTCGTCCTCGCGACGCTGTCGATGGCGGCCGGCGCCGCGCCCGACGAGCAGCTCACCACACGCCTCTTCTCCATCCGTTTCAAGCCGGTCGAGGACGTCGTCCTCCTGATCGAGCCGGCCATCGGCGACGGCGGGTCGTACACCGTCCAGCCGAGGCTCCGGGCCGTCACCGTCCGGGACACGCCCGCGAATCTCGCGCGCATCGGCGACCTCATCGCCGGGTTCGATCAGCCGCCCCGCTCCGTGCGCCTCGTCATCCAGGTGCTGAGGGCGACGCAGGCGGATCCCGCCGCCACGCGCCGCGGCGAGGATCTGTCGGGGGTCCCGTCGCTCCTTCGCGACGTCACGAAGTGGAGCGAGGTCTCCGTGCTCGGGAGCGCGTCCATGGTCGGCGTGGAGGGGGCGCAGTCGACGCTCAGCATCGGCGAGGAGTTCCGAGTGCGCTTCCGCGTGGACACCGTCGCGGATCGCCAGGGGATCGTGAAGTTCGATCGCTTCGCGCTCGATCGGCTGGTCCGCGATCCGGGGTCGGCCTCGCCCCGGGCCGTTCCCATCTGGGACACGGTGGTCAACCTGAGGAACAACCAGCAGCTCCTTCTGGGCGCCACGAGCAGCCAGGAGAGCCGGCGCGCCGTGTTCCTGTCCGTCACCGCCACGATCGAGCCGGCCGGCCCCGTCCGTCCGGCCGAAGAGCCCTGAGGGAGACGCCGTGGCGGAGTACGTGTGCAAGGTCGGGACGCCGGGAGGCCAGATCCTCGAGCAGGTCTACGCCGCCGAGACGGAGGACACGCTCCGCAAGGATTTCGAGGCGCGCGACTACTTCGTCTACTGGATCCGCAAGAAGAGCGGCCTCGCGTCGCTTCTCGACTTCAGCGCCCTGAAGAAGCGGCGGATCTCGTCGAAGGAGTTCCTGATCTTCAACCAGGAGCTGGCGTCGCTCATCCAGGCGGGGCTCCCCATCGTCACCAGCCTCGAGATCCTGATGGAGCGGCGCAAGAACCTCGTCTTCAAGCGCGCCCTCGCGGACATCCGCGACCAGGTGAAGGCCGGGGCCTCCCTCTCCGATGCCTTCGAGTCGCAGGGGGGCCTCTTCCCGAAGATCTACGCCTCGAGCCTGGCCTCCGGGGAGCGCTCGGGGGAGGTGGCGACGGTCCTCCGCCGCTACATCGCCTACACCAAGACGATCCTCGCGATTCGCAAGAAGGTGGTCTCGGCGCTCATCTACCCGGCCATCCTCCTGGTGATGGCGTTCGGCCTCGTCATCCTGCTGCTCACGTACATCCTGCCGAAGTTCCGCGAGTTCTACTCGGACATGGGGACCGAGCTGCCGCTCATCACGCGCATGCTCGTGGGCGCGTCGGGGCTCGTCCGGGACAACATCCTCATCTGGGTCCCCGTGACCCTCCTCACGATCGTGGGCGTCAGCACGTGGGTGCGGACGCCGTTCGGGGCGCTGAAGCTCGACACGTGGAAGCTGAAGGTCCCGCTCCTGGGCGGCATCTGGCACCGGTACGCCATCTCGCGCTTCACCCGGACGCTGGCGACGCTGACGTCGGGCGGCATCCCGCTGGTGATCAGCCTCGACATCTCGGCGCGCGCGATCGGCAACCGCATCTTCGAGCGGCGCATCCTCGAGGTGAGCCAGAAGGTCCGGGAGGGAGGGTCGCTCTGGGAGTCCCTCGAGCAGACCGGCATCATGACCGACATGTCGGTCGAGATGATCAAGGTGGGCGAGTCGACGGGCGCCCTCGAGGACATGCTGTCGAACGTCGCCAACTTCTACGACGAGGAGATCGACAACAATCTCGCGACGCTCGTCGCGCTCATGGAGCCGGCGATGCTGATCTTCATGGGAGGCGTGATCGCGACGATGCTCCTCGCGATCTACCTCCCGCTGATCCGTTCGTACACGTCGTCGCAGTACTGAAGGCCGGGTGCCGGGAAGGACGGGAAGGTCGCTGTGAGCGAGATCGACAACGGGGATCCGGTGGAGAGCATCCAGCCCATGCAGGAGGGGGCGGAGCCCGCGGCGGGCTCGTCGACCGCCGAGGCCACCGACGTCGCGTCGGAGAACGTCATCGCGCAGCGGCTCGCGCGGCGGCTGGGTCTGGCGTACGTCGATCTGAAAGACTTCGAGATCGATCACGAGCTGTTCCGATCGATCCCCGTCGATCTGATGTTCCGCTACAACTTCGTCCCGTACAAGCGCCACGGGCGCTCGCTCGTCATCGTCATCTCCGACCCGACCGACGTCCTGATGATCGACGAGCTCGAGAGCCTCCTCGCTCAGCCGGTCGAGATCAGCGTCGGCACCCGCACCGCCATCCAGGAGATCCTCAAGAAGTCCGAGTCGAGCCAGCGCGTGCTCGAGGAGGCCACCGAGGAGTTCCGCGTCCAGCTCATCCGCGAGGACGAGGACGGCGAGGAGTCGCTCTCGATCGACCGGCTGACGTCGGACACCTCGCCGATCATCAAGCTCGTCGACTCGATGGTCTTCAACGCCCTCCAGCGCCGCGCCTCGGACATCCACATCGAGACCCGGGATCGCGAGGTCGTCATCAAGTACCGCATCGACGGCACGCTGTACCAGGCGATGGACCCGATCGACAAGCAGTTCCACTCGACGATCATCTCGCGCATCAAGGTCATGTCGGAGCTCGACATCGCCGAGAAGCGCGTCCCGCAGGACGGGCGCTTCAAGCTGAAGGTGAAGGGGCGAACGATCGACTTCCGCGTCAGCATCATGCCGTCGGTCCACGGCGAGGACTGCGTCATCCGCATCCTCGACAAGGAGTCGGCCAACGAGTCGTTCCGCGAGCTCAGCCTCAAGGTGCTGGGCTTCTCCCCGGCCGAGCTGAAGATCCTGCGCCGCCAGATCACCGAGCCGTACGGCATGTTCCTCGTGACCGGCCCCACCGGGTCGGGGAAGACGACGACGCTGTACGCGGCGCTCAGCGAGATCAAGAGCGACGAGGACAAGATCATCACGATCGAGGACCCGGTCGAGTACCAGCTCCCCGGAATTACCCAAATCCCCGTGAACGAGAAGAAGGGGCTCACCTTCGCCCGCGGGCTGCGCTCCATCCTGAGGCACGACCCCGACAAGATCATGGTCGGAGAGATCCGCGACGAGGAGACGGCCCAGATCGCGGTGCAGTCCGCGCTCACCGGCCACCTCGTCTTCACGACCGTCCACGCGAACAACGTCGTCGACGTCCTGGGCCGCTTCCTCAACATGAAGGTCGAGCTGTACAACTTCGTGTCGGCGCTCAACTGCGTGCTGGCGCAGCGGCTCGTCCGTCTCATCTGCAAGTCGTGCCGCCGTCCCATGACCGTCGAGCCGAAGCAGCTCGAGGAGTCCGGGCTCGACGTGAAGACCTACAAGGATCACACGTTCTACGAGGGGCGCGGCTGCATCGACTGCAACGGGACCGGATTCCGCGGCCGCATGGCGATCTCGGAGATCCTCGATCTCTCCGACAACGTGCGCGAGCTGATCCTCAGCCGGAAGTCCGCGGCCGAGATCAAGCGCGCCGCCAAGGAGGAGGGGATGAAGTTCCTGAGGGAGTCGGCGGTCGAGAAGGTGCTCGCGGGCGACACGACGCTTCGCGAGATCAACAAAGTGACGTTCATCGACTAGGAGATTCGCTTGGCCTTCTCGTTGCGGCTTCCGGGGCGACTGCAGCTTCCCGCGTGGATGCGGGGGCCCGCGATCCGCCGCCCGACGTGGGGCTGGCTCACGCCGAAGTACCCCCCCGTCGCGTTCGAGCTGGACACGCGGAGCCTGTCGATGGTGCGGATCGGGAGGCGGAAGCAGGAGCGGTACCTGGCGTCGTTCGACGTCGAGGAGGTCCCGCCGGATCTGATCGAGATCGACTTCATGAAGGCCCGGCTCACCTCGCCGGAGCGTTACCGGGCCATCGTCGAGAAGCTCGTCCTCAAGGAGCCGGTGAAGTTCCGGAGCGCGTCCCTCGTCATCCCGGACAACTACGCGCGCGTGTCCATCCTGCCGTTCGAGTCGATTCCGGGGAGCCGCCGGGACACTCTCGATCTCATCCGCTACCGGACCAAGAAGGCGGTTCCATTCAAGGTCGAGGACGCGGCGCTCGACTACCAGATCCTGAAGGCTCCCGGCGGGCAGATCAGCGTGCTGGCGGTGATGACGCCGCGCTCCGTGATCGAGGAGTTCGAGTCGGTCTTCAGGAGCTTCGGCATCGAGATCGGGCTTGTCGAGCTGAGCACCTTCAGCCTGCTGAACCTCTACCAGCCGGTCCTCGCGAAGGAGATAGCTCCGGGAAGCGAGTTCCTCATCGCCAACGTGAGCGGCACCTACTTCTCGTTCGCCATCTTCCGGGGCGACAGCCTGGTCTTCTTCCGGTGCAAGGCGTTCGCGGTGGGGCTCGACGACGACGGAGGCGAGGGATCGCTCAGGCTGCTGAAGAGGGAGCTGCAGACGTCGCTCCTGTACTACCGCGACAAGGTCGAGGGGAAGGGGCTCGCCTGCGCCTATCTCCGCGTCACCGACCTCGACCGCGCCGCGGTCTCCGAGGTCTTCTCGTCCGCGACGGACGTCGCACGCGTGGCCATGATCGATCCCGCGCGCATCCTCAGCGTGAACGGGCGCGTCTCGGGGGAGCACGGAGAGCGGACGCTGCAGCGGCTGCTTCCCGCGATCGGCGCGGCCGCCGGGAGGACGGCGTCGTGATCCGCTTCGGCATCAACCTCGCCACGAGGCCGTTCCGCAACAACCTCCTGCACTGGGCCGGCATCATGCTCGCCGCCGTCGCGCTCGCCGCGTTCACGGAGTACAACGCGAGGACGTACAGCCAGACGGGGGAGGAGGTCGCGAAGTGGGACGGCATCCGTGAGGATCAGCACGCCGAGTTCGCGCGCCTCTCGACCGAAGTCGTCTCGATGACGCAGACCGTGACCAAGCTCGATCTCAAGTCTCTCAACGATCGCAGCTCGTTCGCGAACGGGATCATCCTCAGCCGGCTGTTCTCCTGGAGCGATCTCTTCGATCGGCTCGAGAAGGTCCAGCCCGAGAACGTGAGGCTCCGGTCGATCCGCCCCGTGATCACCAAGGAGGGGACGGAGGTCAGCCTCGACGCGCTGACCAGGGACTACGACAGCCTGCTGCGGTTCGAGGCGTCGCTGCTCGACTCCGACTACTTCAGCTTCGTCTACCCGCTGCAGGAGAGCTCGAAGGAAGGGCAGGGGGAGATTCGCTTCAACATCGCGTTCGGCTACATCCCCGAGGGGAAGGCGAAGGCGGCGGAGCGGAGGCGCAATCGCGCCGCGCCGGCCGAAGGGGGCGCGGGCGAGCCGGCCGCCGGCCCGGACCCGAACGCCGCGGCGGGCGCTCCCGACGCCGGGGCCGCCGGGAAGGGGGCGCCGTGACCCCCCCGGCGCGGTTCGACATCCGCGAGA
This window of the Acidobacteriota bacterium genome carries:
- the thiL gene encoding thiamine-phosphate kinase — translated: MDLSRLGEAGFVDALVRRHRRAFLPPPHGPGDDAAVLGRSLVTTDALIEDVHFRATEPPFLIGRKSLAVNLSDIAAMGGRPEAFVVALGLPSGLPARFLRALVDGLADGAAEAGVRWIGGDTVRSPRGVVIAITAIGRRGRRILTRQGARPGDGVYVSGPLGASAAGRLLLEAGFSWNPAGAAGPPGRRIDPAARREAAELLRAHLDPRPRLAAGWFLASKGVASAATDLSDGLSVDLRRLCHASGVGARIEREAIPVSQATRAWARRRRRDALDLALHGGEDYELLFTVPRRREPLLARWPKDSGAGPLLIGRITARRQGLRIARPDGRTEPIPPLGYDPFRPGRRVDTP
- a CDS encoding RNA polymerase sigma factor encodes the protein MSDERALIRRVKQRDEGALAELIELKRQRVFRIALNIVGSEDDAKDISQLAFVRLWGSIQHFDESGRFDPWFFRIVVNLSLDHYRRVRRGHEITGADLDAIQGEPLPGAMPTVQDAAIHRADVRRVWSEAARRLSAAQRAVFSLREIEGMPAEEIARIMGIRASTVRNHLLQARRVLQEYLRRRYPEIARGR
- a CDS encoding zf-HC2 domain-containing protein; translated protein: MTAPREIFDCERVRAFLESYLEGQVPPPERRAMRLHIHACEACRSRVIARDPLQMFAPLADEERPDEFWAGFWPAVRADIHAAEAEARSWRARLLRPAIAWSAAAALLVVAAVAVVRPWRATPASRDFREAAAPDWRRVLPSAGQPGEPVPATLEDVRSPSARVLTMKVYGRDEAVTEVVLIVDEGINL
- a CDS encoding type II secretion system F family protein — its product is MAEYVCKVGTPGGQILEQVYAAETEDTLRKDFEARDYFVYWIRKKSGLASLLDFSALKKRRISSKEFLIFNQELASLIQAGLPIVTSLEILMERRKNLVFKRALADIRDQVKAGASLSDAFESQGGLFPKIYASSLASGERSGEVATVLRRYIAYTKTILAIRKKVVSALIYPAILLVMAFGLVILLLTYILPKFREFYSDMGTELPLITRMLVGASGLVRDNILIWVPVTLLTIVGVSTWVRTPFGALKLDTWKLKVPLLGGIWHRYAISRFTRTLATLTSGGIPLVISLDISARAIGNRIFERRILEVSQKVREGGSLWESLEQTGIMTDMSVEMIKVGESTGALEDMLSNVANFYDEEIDNNLATLVALMEPAMLIFMGGVIATMLLAIYLPLIRSYTSSQY
- a CDS encoding type II/IV secretion system protein translates to MQEGAEPAAGSSTAEATDVASENVIAQRLARRLGLAYVDLKDFEIDHELFRSIPVDLMFRYNFVPYKRHGRSLVIVISDPTDVLMIDELESLLAQPVEISVGTRTAIQEILKKSESSQRVLEEATEEFRVQLIREDEDGEESLSIDRLTSDTSPIIKLVDSMVFNALQRRASDIHIETRDREVVIKYRIDGTLYQAMDPIDKQFHSTIISRIKVMSELDIAEKRVPQDGRFKLKVKGRTIDFRVSIMPSVHGEDCVIRILDKESANESFRELSLKVLGFSPAELKILRRQITEPYGMFLVTGPTGSGKTTTLYAALSEIKSDEDKIITIEDPVEYQLPGITQIPVNEKKGLTFARGLRSILRHDPDKIMVGEIRDEETAQIAVQSALTGHLVFTTVHANNVVDVLGRFLNMKVELYNFVSALNCVLAQRLVRLICKSCRRPMTVEPKQLEESGLDVKTYKDHTFYEGRGCIDCNGTGFRGRMAISEILDLSDNVRELILSRKSAAEIKRAAKEEGMKFLRESAVEKVLAGDTTLREINKVTFID